The Puntigrus tetrazona isolate hp1 chromosome 3, ASM1883169v1, whole genome shotgun sequence nucleotide sequence CCAATAAGCATTTCCTGGCTTCATAATGGTGAGTTcagttttttcattatattaatttagcTGTTTGATACATATGAGTCTCAATAAAAAActatgcactgaaaaaaatgattcattaaatttacaaataatttttaaggtGGTTaacattgaaaacattttttaaaggttggtcaactaaattagtttatttaaacagCCAGATTGATTGTAACCACTTATCCTAAAACAATTCAtcgaatcattttttttcattgtagaTAAACGactcaatatataaatatgtgtttgtatgcacatatattatgatGCAGCTTCCTATTACTGGAGTTAGTCATTTAAATAGTTCAGTAAAATTAAAACGCATTTCAGTTATAAACAAAcagacattatttttacatttttaaagctctCCTTAACGCCGCAAATTCTCTCTTCATTTGTCTCCCTCTTCTCCACATTTTTACCACAACCGTTTCAGGTGAGCCTGTGCTGTTTGGAAAATCCTCATTAGTAGGAGGAGAAGTTACTTTGATAGTTAGGGAATGTCTCCCAGAGGATGCTGGGGCTTATACATGTGTGGCTGAAAACACAGCAGGAAAAACATCCAGCAGTGCAGCAGTGTGCGTGAGAGGCAAGTATTTCAGGCcgtagaagaacctttttggttccacaaagaaccatccAGTCAAATCATCTTCAAAGAACCATTTCtatcttacctttttataaactgaagaaccttctttcgccacaatcttttgtgaaacagaaatgttcttcagatgttaaaggttctttatggaaccatctAGACAAataaggttcttctatggcaccATGAAGCaccttcatttttaagagtgtatatGGGACGTAGCTATAATATTAGCACAATGTTTACATCATATACAGATGTGTGTACTGAAAGGGTTATCGATGTTAATTACCTTGTCtgtcattctctctttctcttactGAATTGTTTACTCCTCATGCTACCACACCATATGAACCAAATCAATCGCAGACTATGAAACAATCATTGGGATCCGTAACAATATTGCCAACACATCTCAGTCTCATCCTAATCCCTCTCATCCTCACATCCCTGCCATGCTAAGCGGGGTCTTAAACTCATCTCAGAGCGTCCCAGAAGacatcagtgtttttaaaggcCCACAGTCACCGCAGTCACCTCAGACAGGAAGTCCTACAACGCTCAAGAGAGGTATGTCACAAACAATGGCCCTACCCATGAAGTAATCTCACACATTGAAATGTaggaaatgtcatttaataCATGAAACATTTCTCTAAAGCTCCCATATCACCGTCATTAGGCTGGTGTCATAGGCTAATACTCTTTTATTCTAAATcgaattatttaatgtaattattacacCAAGTTCATGAATCAGTTTATGTATTGTAGAAGCTctgtacaaaaatatacaaataacgaatgcacaaatataaaaagagcatttttatatataaccaGACTAATGGTTTTATGTTGAGCATTTCCTCTTTAATCTGTTGAATATTTGTCTTGCACACCTGATCACTTGACTCCTCCCTTATATGATAGGCAAAGCTTATGTTATCTCTTGCGTGCTCTTGAACACAAAAGCACCCACGCCGACAGCTGATTCTTTACATATTTGTGTGTCACAGAGGTGCTTGTCAAGAGAAGAAGCAGCTCCGGTACAGGTAAGACCATCATCATGGCTGTCCTGCACTTTCAGTTCTGCTTTTGCTGACTTTTCTTAACTCGTTGACtcaaaatatgtactttttcgTGTCCTTCGTACTGTAACTTAATAGCTGAATTGCAGATTTTCTCTTGCTTTTCCTGGATTTTCTCTAGTGATTCTCATTTCTCGAAGGCCATGTCGTCCATAGCCTCACAGACACGCCTTCTTTCGTTTATATTCTAATAACACCAgggttttaatgcattttgtctaGAATTGCAAGTTAAAGTATAACCGCTTTGTGACCTGCTTCAAAAAGGAGTCATTTGCTCCGAGCAGTCTGTGTTTTACTCGGCTGACCTTAGCTTACAGTTTTCCTGGCTCCTTCAGAGACTGTTACTGTTGTAGACAGTAAAACAGGAAGCAGTCTTTTGTGTCTTGATGACTAATGTATATCTTAGGAATGACTTTATTCCCTTTAAACCTTTAAACCTTGTTGTCCAAATAAATATTCCTCaattctttgaaaaacatttaacaacaaGTCGTGTTAGAATTTAAAtcctttatgtgtgtatttatagctTACTGAGAGATAATTGATTTAATCTGCTCACATACTGATCCGAATGATGTGTAAAAAATAGGAATTTCTCCGATTCTAAGCATCAAAACAACCCAGCACTTTAAGATATTATCATATTTTCTGTTTGTACCTGGGCAAGGCATTTAGGCACTGAATGTTGGTTGTTTACTTTAAGTCACCTGATCTTTCATGTAAAGCACACTGCTATCTGTGGTCCGGCTGTATTAATAATAGCTCTGTTTAAAGACCTTTAGATGGTCAAGTTCAGCTTAAATGTGTAGATTTGAATAATTGCAGTTTCAGTTTGCTTTCATATTTATCGCATACACAGAATATGCTACGGCCTTGCTGTAGCTCAAACAGAGCAAGGTGACAATGCCTCAGTCTTCACAGGAAAAGCAATAactgataaaaaagaaaagaaaagtgataTGCAATGTAAATGCACCtgacaaatgcataaatgtgatCCCAAAGCTAATTCTtaatatgtgtactgtatgaGAGGAGGAAAAGGTTTTGAAGACGTTtgattttattgtcattatgaatataataatattaaaaaaattcagataAACTGATAATAACTAAATGTTCAAATCTGTCAAGCAAAAGCCTCCCTTTTGTCGCCATTTAATCTTTTTGTTGTCTAGAGTCCCTAGACAAAATTACTGAGACATTGAAGAGgtctcatttgtgtttttgtgtttacagcACCTCCTCTGCAGTTTGTAGATCCTTTAGATCGTCTGGAAGTGCATGTTGGAGAAACGGCTCgttttaagtgtgtgtttaaaggcAGCTCTCGTGTAGCTTCTTGCTGGGTCTATAACAAAAAAGAGGTACATAAGAACACAACACAACCCAGGCACGttgcattttgtttgtgtgcataatGATGTGTCTTTCTGAAGGTGGTGGAAAGCTCCAGGCTTCATATTGAGTCCTGCAACGAAAGCAGTTCTCTGGTGATTTCTGACGCCCGTCCTGAGGACTCTGGACGTTACACATTATTTGTACGAGATCGCAAAAGTTCAGCCCAACACACAGTGACCCTGAATGTCATTGGTAAGGACAGACAATCCTCAGCTGTTATTTGGGTCATGATGCTCTTTCTAGTGCTTATTCAAAAATGACacgaataaacattttattaattagcaCGTTTGGTTTCAATTactacatttagattttttatatttttgtaaaataaaaatgtacagtagttCCATTCACACCATATCAAATGGAGTATCCCTAAAATATTCCTTATATTCATGAAATTCATTAGATTTATAACAATATGttaaaaactgacatttttggaattaaatacaattattgatTATTGGTATGTTTGCGTGTTTTATCCAGACCTGCCTCAGGCGCCAGCCTCCTGTCCCGTGGCGTATGTCCTCTCCCCTCACTCTCTGGTTTTGTCCTGGTCTGGGCCATCCTACGATGGCGGCAGTGCTGTGACGGGATACGTGGTGGAGGTTTGTGAAAGCCCAGGTGTGACTGACCATTGGAGAGAGCTCACAGCCCAGTGCAAGAGCACCTCGTTTAGGGTGACCTCAGGACTCCAGCCTCAAGAAGAATACTGCTTCCGGATCAGGGCCTGTAACGCTGTGGGGGTCAGCGAACCAAGCCAAGAGTCCCAGCCAATCAAGATGGACAATCCAGGTGAGgatgtttctgaaatgttttgatgaCTTAAAGaaacagctcacccaaaaattgcTATAGGCTAAGAATGTTTTCACCATCTGGTCATGCAAGATGTacatgagtttatttcttcatcagaaaaGATCTTGAGAAATTGatcattgcatcacttgctcaccaatggatcatttgcaatgaatgggtgccgtcagaatgacagTCAAAACAGCTATAAAAGCATCTGTAATGTCTTGCAAAACAAAaggctgcatgtttgtaagaaacaaatccatcaagaggtttttaacttcaaacattTTTGCTACAGGCTACATGACGAGTTCTCTGTTTCTAAAATTGCTTCCTCCAATGAAAAGTTCACCTTATCTCAGTCAgcagagaaatatgcacagatcaagctcagtttacaagcaaaaacagcaCTAAACAAACATGTCAGTGCATTGTGGCGTAAAAGGGCAACAGGGGAGgatgtgtttttcattattatgaatgattaaggtttaaagttaaaatccCTCATGTCAATTACCTGTGATGGTTTTAtcattggtgagcaagcgatGTGACTCCAAATATATTCcgttgaagaaacaaactaatcttagttttcattttttggtgaactattactGTAATGTATCTTTTATGCTAAAtcaattgttctttttttatatatttgttaatgcaGCACACTACTTGCTTGTAATTTTAAACCAATCTCTTCCCACAATGGTTATGGGAAAAAGACTCAGCAACCAAATTGTAAACAGGAAGAACATGTTTAAAGTCATTACCAAAGGGTATATAGTCTAAGAGAGTTAGGATTTGTGTTAAGGGTCCCACGGTAAATGAAAGCATGCTGTGTTTCAAAGGAGAGCCCTGTGACGAGAAACCAGTGGAGTATGTGACTGTGACCATCAACACAAAGGATAAACTTACTGACCATTATAACGTCCAGGAAAAGCTCGGAGTGTAAGTATCCTTatcaaacacacattcagcagACCTCGTAGCTCATGTTCACAGGACCTCTCAAGTATAACAAAACTTGCACGAGTGCATGTTCCAACAGGCATACATCCATCAAAAAGGGAAACAACCCCTATACTTGATTCCGATTCCCAGAAGAAtgcaaaacacaatattttagCTTAGAGTCATGTTTGGGAAATTTCGTTGGAAATGACTCATAACCTATAATTCATACTTTTCAGAGCTTTTCTGAAAACAATAGTTTAAGGCTGAATTTCGAATTCTCTTAATTCTCAAGAACTGGATAAATGAGAAGTCACGATAACgagaaataattatttgttaaatatcacATATGTTGTGTTTGTAAGCATGATTTTATGCCAAATTGTGAATCTTTCTCAGAGGGAAGTTTGGGCAGGTGTTTCGGATGACCCATAAGGAGACGGGCCGTGTTCGCGCGGGGAAGTTCTACAAAGGTCGTCGGACAAAGGAGAGAGAGGCTGCGAGGAAAGAAATAGAGCTAATGAATTTCCTGCACCATCCAAAACTCGTGCAGTGTCTTGCCGCATACGATAACAAGGATGAGATGGTCATGGTGATGGAATAGTGAGTATCTTGCATGTGGgcatttttttccagaaatgcCAACCGGTTCAATACATTGACTTTTATAGTGTCATTATAATACTTTGGCGCCTGAACGGcttaatctgtgtgtgtatgtgcagtgTTGCTGGTGGAGAGCTGTTTGAGCGCATTGTGGATGATAGTTTTGAGCACACCGAAGTGTCCAGTGTGGGCTACATGCGTCAGATTCTGGAGGGGATTCAGTACATGCACCAGCAACACATTGTCCACCTGGACCTCAAACCTGAGAACATCGTCTGTGTGGACAGAACCGGGATTCAGATCAAAATCATTGACTTTGGACTCGCTAGCAAACTGGGTATGAACGTACCGACGATATTTTCAGCACAACAACATATATggtataataaattattatacaaaataaaagaaaaaatacgattaacactgaataaaatatataaccacACACTTAATGCGGCATatgtcatataaaatataaatattcttgAAACgcttaacaaaaatattaaattaggCCTTCAatcaataaattgaaataagtttaaccaacaaaacaaaacaattgcaAATAAGTATAACGTAATATCCATTAAACTTAAATAATATAGCTATTTAAAACcgcaacaaaacaacaaaagaaatggataacaatgaaacaaaaatttaaatataaatattaaagctacttaaaaatgttcataaacgCAGTAAtagtaaactaataaataatactgaacTGTGAATCTACCTCTTAGATCCCAACACCCCCGTGAAGGTGATGCACGGCACTCCAGAATTCGTCGCTCCAGAGGTCATCAACTATGAGCCCATATGCCTGGCCACCGACATGTGGAGCATCGGGGTCATCTGCTACATCCTGTGAGTCGCGTAAGCTCTTGCTGCCCTCTTGTGGTGGAAAAGCGCCATTACACGATCTGAATCCGACTTTCTCCCGAAGGTTGAGCGGCGAGTCTCCGTTCCAGGGTGAAAGCGACACGGAGACTCTGGCTCTGGTGACAGCGGCGCAGTGGGAGTTTGACGAGGAGAGCTTTGAAGATATCAGCAAGCTGGCGAAGGATTTCATTAGCTCTCTGCTCAGCAAAGATGTCAGGTGCGTTCACATGCTCCGCGCGCACATCACGCAGACGTGTCCGCGCGGATTCATAACGGCTGTGTTGCTGAACTTTCTGGCAGGCGCAGGATGTCATGTGAAGAAGCCTTGGCTCATTCCTGGTTGGTGCACACTTGCGTAGACAACGGCGGCGGCGGCAGCAGCACCAAAAACCTTTCCAAAGACAAGATGAAGAAATTCCTCACTAGGCAGAAGTGGAAGGTAATTCAGAAATGCGTTGGGGGAAAAGAACACATTGCAGACAActagcctatttttttttttttttttttttttttagcatggtTAACTAACTGCTTGTTGTTACTTGTACAACTAGGCAAAAGTTTATACATACTATAAAGTTtccatggtaacactttagaatgaCGATCTGTTGTTAACAAGTAACTATGCAGGAAGTAAGGAGTACGAAGTATTACTACACTAACACTTAACCTAATACTGTTAACCAATATAGATTAACTAAGCAGTGAGTAGTAGCAAATTTAACACAAAGATAGTTCCTTATTAGATATTtgatcattattaaataaaaaaaatcctcattgAGAACTGACTTGTGAGCTACGACCAAGTTAATAAATGATGACCAATTACTGATCacgtttttgtggaaactaccACTTGCTGACAAGCTCGCGATTGAATTTTGTTTACGATTATGAACTGTTTTTATGTCAGTTCAGTATGTAACCCACTATAAATAAGCTACTGGTAAAATATCACTAGTGCCTCAGGCGAGTGTAGGACAGTACAGTATGTGCCAGATACAAAAGATATAACATTTGCGTGTTATTAAGGGGTTAACGTGTTTTtcgttttaaaataatggtCTCGATCACTAGCAGCTCGTTAGTAGCGCTTCAGCTTTAAAGTGGACAAAACTTTAACCACTCACTAATTGCTCAAGCATTCTTCTGTCAGCCTGCGGGAACTACTAGTGATCTGGACcgttattttaaagtgaaaccTTAACCAGTAAAGTCGTTTAATAAGTTGTTtaacatattttgcatttgacaCGTAGCgaacagtaatacatttttgtgagtGACTAGTGATATTTTACCAGACACTGTTATCTGGAAATGCAGTTTTGTGCTTAACACAATACACTTTAAACGCAGTCCATGCCTTCATTAAggatgttaaatgttttttgtcaaGAGAACATCATTAGTTATATTCAATAAAAGTCCTCCCCAGCCTACTGTCACTAAAGGTATGACTTTTGGAGTCAAATGGAACGGACACAGACTAGAGTTTGTTACTGTTGTGATCAGTAATTGATTGGTTATTCTTTATGAATTGGTCATAgaggaactgttttttttttaagaatcatcCGATATCTAATAAGGAACTACCTTTGTGCTAATTTTGCTGATACTTACTGCTTAGTTAATCTTTCTCCTCTATTACTTAACAGTATTACGTTAAAGGGTAAGTGTTCTTATTGAtatttcatcctttttttttttttttttttttttttttttttacaattaaaggCTATTTAGTTTAATTCTGTCCACTTTGAGCtagttgtgtgtttttacagtctttcatgaattttacaaaacataaaaattgttattcatatttaacaatGATCTTTTACTGGATTAAAGCAATTTGCGTGTAATTATCCACAATTCTTTTTCCAGAAACATCTGATCTGTGTCAAATGTATGCAACAGAGGATTTGATGAAAGTTTAGGCTATTTGTACGTTTCCCAAACATTGCCTTATAGTATCGCATTATACCGTAAatctatgcattttaaatattacttactAAAACTTATTATTAGGTCATTAAAGGGACAACTCACATTTTATGTGGTCTGGTATAGCGAATCACTTTGATACACCAGCTATAAGAAATTAATCTTATTTTCTGGCTGTACAAATCATCTGCACCAACTAGCATTTTTCTTCATGTTCTTCACTGATCAGTCATATTCGACCAACTCATAACGACTGACGCATGACGTGTTTATTAATCAGACTCCACATAAATTCTCTTCTTTTTTGATTCTGTTTTTAGAAAACAGGCAAAGCGCTGCTGGCTCTGAAGAGGATGGCTATATTGTCTAAACCAGAGGCTTCTGCGAGCTTGAGCCCTGTGGATGGTGAGAAAGAAATCCGACGTAAAATAAAAACCGGCGTGCTTCAGAAACAAGTGTAAAACACTGTACCGTCTGACTGAAGATGTCAAACATCTTTTTCACACAGCGATGGATGTTTTTAGAGTTCAGTAACACGTTTTCTTGCTCTTTGTTGTTACAGAGACGGAGAAGACGCTGCAGACTCTGGAGCTGAAGCTTCAGAGTAAGCCCGAGTTCAGTAAGACTCCGTGTGACCTGACTGTGCCGGAGGGCTCCAGCGCCCAGCTCTCCTGTCTCATCACAGGTCAGGACACGCCGATGGACGTTCTCCACTGACATCACGAGTCTCTCTCTTGAAACCAAAGCTTCTTCTCTGCGTGTTTCAGGCTACCCTGACCCCGAGGTGGTGTGGCTGAAGGACGGAGATCTGCTGGAGCTGCAGGAGGAGTGTGTTCAGGTGGACTATGAGGAGGACGGCAGCTGTACTCTCACCTTAGAGAACGTCTCTCCGCTCCACAGCGGCCTGTATTCCTGCAAAGCCACTAATGTACTCGGGGAGGCACTGTGCTCTGCTTCTCTGACCGTCGAGGAGATAGACTAACACACGAatacataatgaaataaaaaaatacacaccagACAGAATAAAATACACTGTTGAATCAGTGCCAATATAATTATAAACTGAATGTtacaattgtaataaaaaaaatctaattgtcgATGTtgtcatttgttattatttatgtttgtgattttttttttttggtttattattggtttaatatatttctccgcaaataatttttaacactCTATGACCTTTTAGGCATATATTTAGAGCTTCACTTCAATCAATGGGAGTTTAATTACATTCAGCGAACTGTTTAAAGTTATCATGAAATCAATTTTCACCtattgtaaaaatgcataattatattattatgtattaatattgatgtaaacatttctgcatttctgtaatatttctgtaataactTTTCAGTGAGACTTATTCAGTCATTTATTCCGCTTAAATCTACCAACAAGCTCATATTCTGAGatatgaacatattttttgtgcaattcCCATCTCAAAAATCATCAACTGATGAATAGTCACAGCCCCACATTTTGTTCAATAATCAGTTGCATGTGCAGTCCTGGTAtcacaatacagaaaaaaaacacaaaaacatctgcCTCTACTTCGATTTCATCATGATTTTAAGATACGACAAAGGAATCTTATTACCACTAATAATAATTGGATCTCATTGAGAATTTTTTGCATTCTATTTGCCTCACACACAATAATCTGTGCACGTGCAAATCTGATCGCAAATTTGGTAACCAAATGTCTATACGCTGATCTCAATGTAAAGGAAACCTCCTAAGATGCATCTGCAGGTTTGATGATATCTCTTCCTGATGCTGTGCGTGCCATTTTGACAAAGTAAGGCCACGTTGTGGTCATTTGACACCAGCCATTTGCACATAAGG carries:
- the mylk5 gene encoding myosin light chain kinase, smooth muscle isoform X2, with the protein product MSIADGKTRYVSTFRIQLSSSQSKGAKTGQASQPAHIPTITTAAKKPGETSNAVSSKHSHTSGLDPPVFTEPLDDYIVDEGNDITLKGTITGSQPISISWLHNGEPVLFGKSSLVGGEVTLIVRECLPEDAGAYTCVAENTAGKTSSSAAVCVRDYETIIGIRNNIANTSQSHPNPSHPHIPAMLSGVLNSSQSVPEDISVFKGPQSPQSPQTGSPTTLKREVLVKRRSSSGTAPPLQFVDPLDRLEVHVGETARFKCVFKGSSRVASCWVYNKKEVVESSRLHIESCNESSSLVISDARPEDSGRYTLFVRDRKSSAQHTVTLNVIDLPQAPASCPVAYVLSPHSLVLSWSGPSYDGGSAVTGYVVEVCESPGVTDHWRELTAQCKSTSFRVTSGLQPQEEYCFRIRACNAVGVSEPSQESQPIKMDNPEPCDEKPVEYVTVTINTKDKLTDHYNVQEKLGVGKFGQVFRMTHKETGRVRAGKFYKGRRTKEREAARKEIELMNFLHHPKLVQCLAAYDNKDEMVMVMEYVAGGELFERIVDDSFEHTEVSSVGYMRQILEGIQYMHQQHIVHLDLKPENIVCVDRTGIQIKIIDFGLASKLDPNTPVKVMHGTPEFVAPEVINYEPICLATDMWSIGVICYILLSGESPFQGESDTETLALVTAAQWEFDEESFEDISKLAKDFISSLLSKDVRRRMSCEEALAHSWLVHTCVDNGGGGSSTKNLSKDKMKKFLTRQKWKKTGKALLALKRMAILSKPEASASLSPVDETEKTLQTLELKLQSKPEFSKTPCDLTVPEGSSAQLSCLITGYPDPEVVWLKDGDLLELQEECVQVDYEEDGSCTLTLENVSPLHSGLYSCKATNVLGEALCSASLTVEEID
- the mylk5 gene encoding myosin light chain kinase, smooth muscle isoform X1, with product MSIADGKTRYVSTFRIQLSSSQSKGAKTGQASQPAHIPTITTAAKKPGETSNAVSSKHSHTSGLDPPVFTEPLDDYIVDEGNDITLKGTITGSQPISISWLHNGEPVLFGKSSLVGGEVTLIVRECLPEDAGAYTCVAENTAGKTSSSAAVCVRDYETIIGIRNNIANTSQSHPNPSHPHIPAMLSGVLNSSQSVPEDISVFKGPQSPQSPQTGSPTTLKREVLVKRRSSSGTAPPLQFVDPLDRLEVHVGETARFKCVFKGSSRVASCWVYNKKEVVESSRLHIESCNESSSLVISDARPEDSGRYTLFVRDRKSSAQHTVTLNVIDLPQAPASCPVAYVLSPHSLVLSWSGPSYDGGSAVTGYVVEVCESPGVTDHWRELTAQCKSTSFRVTSGLQPQEEYCFRIRACNAVGVSEPSQESQPIKMDNPGEPCDEKPVEYVTVTINTKDKLTDHYNVQEKLGVGKFGQVFRMTHKETGRVRAGKFYKGRRTKEREAARKEIELMNFLHHPKLVQCLAAYDNKDEMVMVMEYVAGGELFERIVDDSFEHTEVSSVGYMRQILEGIQYMHQQHIVHLDLKPENIVCVDRTGIQIKIIDFGLASKLDPNTPVKVMHGTPEFVAPEVINYEPICLATDMWSIGVICYILLSGESPFQGESDTETLALVTAAQWEFDEESFEDISKLAKDFISSLLSKDVRRRMSCEEALAHSWLVHTCVDNGGGGSSTKNLSKDKMKKFLTRQKWKKTGKALLALKRMAILSKPEASASLSPVDETEKTLQTLELKLQSKPEFSKTPCDLTVPEGSSAQLSCLITGYPDPEVVWLKDGDLLELQEECVQVDYEEDGSCTLTLENVSPLHSGLYSCKATNVLGEALCSASLTVEEID